agaatgaagaaatcaaCGGATCTTCCTCCACCAGCCTATTCTGAGAAGCCGTTCAAGCCTTACAGCGACAAATCAGACGATGACGAAGATGACTATACACCTTTTGAACCTCCTTCTCCCCCTTCCTTTACAGGCAAGCAGACTACAGAAGTTGCAAGTGTTTCACTTCATGAACATGATAAAATTCGATTTATCAATTTCCCACCTCCTCTCTTAAGCGGTGCTGTGATCCTAATTCAACAATATTGGCCCCGGGGAATTCGAAGCCAACGGGCGTATGGCCCTTCACATGAAATCAAATTATCTGGAACTCCCTGGCTTGCAGAGGGATATAGTATAATTCATGTTCAACGTACAGTGAAAGAACTCATTGCTTACATGATGAGTCATAACTGGAAACTTTATGTGCTATGCAACGTTTCAGAGAAAATGGGCTCCTTAGACAGCTGGTTTTTCTTGCACGTCCCTGGTTTTGCTACATCTATGCTTACACCTAAACAAGAATGGTCGGTTATTACATTCGAAAACTCCGATCGTATACGCATTATTGATGGCTCACAACAATTAATTTCAATCATTCATAGTGCTTGTCTACAACACTGGTATCGTGGCTTGAAATCCTTCCGTCTTTATCGCGGTATGGTGCCTGAATGTAAACTTCGTGGATTTCCGTGGGCTGCCAACGGTACGGAAACTATGTATGTTCGTCTCTTCGTAGCGAAGCTGATTGAGCTCTTAGAATCTGCCGGGTACTCTATCGTTGGCACCCTCAATATATTTCGAACGGAAGATTACTCGTTTCCTGATTCTTGGGTCCTTTTGCATCCCTAAGTATACTAGATTTATCTCCATC
The nucleotide sequence above comes from Schizosaccharomyces osmophilus chromosome 3, complete sequence. Encoded proteins:
- a CDS encoding SJAG_02143-like, conserved protein; translated protein: MKKSTDLPPPAYSEKPFKPYSDKSDDDEDDYTPFEPPSPPSFTGKQTTEVASVSLHEHDKIRFINFPPPLLSGAVILIQQYWPRGIRSQRAYGPSHEIKLSGTPWLAEGYSIIHVQRTVKELIAYMMSHNWKLYVLCNVSEKMGSLDSWFFLHVPGFATSMLTPKQEWSVITFENSDRIRIIDGSQQLISIIHSACLQHWYRGLKSFRLYRGMVPECKLRGFPWAANGTETMYVRLFVAKLIELLESAGYSIVGTLNIFRTEDYSFPDSWVLLHP